GACCAGGCACGGCACCATGCAGGTCCAGCACCTGTGCGGGTAGACGTAGTCGACGTTCTCGAGCGCGATCGGGTTGTGCCCGTTGGGGTACGACAGGCGGTTGTAGTTCTCCCACCACTTGCCGTACCGGTCATACCAACCCGGGTACTTCGACTCGAACCACTCGAAGTCCTCGTCCGTCATCGGGTCGATGCGCCAGTAGTTGGCCAACCACCCGGTGGCGAAGAACTGCGCGACCTCGTGCACGTAGCCCTTGTGCCAGATCTGGTTCCACGACTCCTCGATGAGGTCGTGCGGGATGACGAGGCCGTACTTCTCCAGAGGGACGAGGTAGCTGCGGTAGTAGTCGTCGTAGATCCACCGCCGCCACATCTCCGCGTAGCTCTCCCGATCCTTGCGGCGGTCCTTGGTGCCGTACTCGATGAAGGTGCCGATGGCCGCGTCGACGACGCGGTGGTTGTTCCACCACGCGTAGCGCAGGTCTCGCTCGAGCAGTTGGTGGTTGCTCTCGTCGGACAATGCCATCAGCAGCGTGGCGTAGCCATTGCTGATGTGCCGGGACTCGTCGGACTGTACCGAGTGGAACACCGTCGGCAGCAGGTAGTCACCGTTGGCCGCGGCCTCCGCCGGCATGGCGACGAACAGCGTGTTGGTGAACGCGGTCTCCGCGACGATCGTCAGGTAGATGCTGGCCGCGGTGATCGCGTCGCCGGTGATGAACCCCTCCGCGAACTGGCGACCGATGGTGCCGCAGTAGTCGTTCTGGAAGTTGCGCAGGCTGCTGTTGAAGCCGGCGGGATCGATGTAGTTGTTCATGTACAGACGCTTCAGGTTCTGCTGAATCGTCGAGTGACGGACCTCGTCGATCATCTGGATCGCCTGGCCGTTGTGCAGCTCCGGATTCGGCACCGTGCGGAACAGCAGCGGCATCGCACGTGCGGCCGAGATCTCCGGCAGCGGGATGATGCTCAGGAACAGCTTCTGCCATTCCAGCCATCGTTCCTGCACCTGCCGGAACATGTTGCCGCGTATCGCGCCGTCCTCGGCGCCGTACACCCGGTGGTCCTTCTCCTCCTGCATGGGGAAGTACGACCGCAGTACCTGCTTGAGTGGGTCCTTCTTCTTCGCCTTCCGGAACGTGTAGTCCGTCCCGTAGTGCGACACCGGCTCGTGGTAAGCCGGCTCCCAGGACAGCTCCTGGATCTTCTGATGCGCTCTCGCCACGCTTTGGCGGCTCATGATGACTCCTAACCGGCCGGTTCCGGCGACCCGTTGCGGTGATTAGATCCCGGAACCGGCGGTGTTTCGGTCTCAATATGAGACAGGTAGGACGCGTTCACGGCTCGTCGAGCACGCTGGCGCGCAGGTCGGAGAGTTCGCGGTCACGTCTGGCACGCGCGGCCTGCGCGTCGGCCTCGATGGTCGGCTGGATACCAAGTGCACGCAGCAGTGCGGCGGCCGGTTCGCCGGGATCACCCGAGTCGCCGAGGGTCGGATGGCGCCCGTGCTTCACGAGATGGTGGAACACGGCGTTCACGACGGTCCAGGGGTTGTACGTCTCCTCGGACGAGTCTTCGGACACCATGGGAGGTCCTCCCCGGCTGGCAGGCAGGCGTTCTCATCTTACGCACCGATCAAACGTCCGCTGCCGGTCTCCGAGTGTCTCAATATGAGACACCGAGCTGCCCCGTCGCAGGTATACGCTCATGCGCAGGACACCGGTGTTCACATCCCGTGCTGTCCTCAGTGAGCATGGGGAGGCTCGATGGACGACACCTCGCTCGTCCGCCCCGACGAGGACATCGGCCTCGCTCGCACACGCGTCCGGTTCCTCACCTCGGAGAGCATCGAACCGGACACCGTGCGTGACACGATCCTGGCCTCGTGGCTACGGTCACGGGAATTCCACGTACCGGCCGACCGGATCGAGCTGCCGTACGTGCCGGACCACGATCCGGAGACCCCGCTGATGCGTGCGGGTGAACCGGTGCTGGCCAGACTCAGCGAGCAGCTCGACGGTCAGGCGATCAGCCTGATCCTCACCGATCCCACCGGTCTGGTGCTGAGCCGACAGACGGGAGACCCTGACCTCAACCGGCACCTGGAGACGGTGGAGCTGGCACCCGGGTTCAGCTACGGGGAACGTTTCGTCGGCACCAACGGTATCGGCACCGCCCTCGAGGAGGGTCGGCCGTCGCACGTGTTCGGGCACGAGCACTATGCGGAGAACCTGGAGAACCTCGCCTGCGCGGGGGCACCGATCCGGCACCCGATCACCGGCAAGACCGTCGGCGCGGTCGACCTCACCTGCTGGCGCAGGGACGCCGGTCAGCTGCTCGTGCTGCTCGCCAAGTCGACAGCCGAGCAGATCAGACAGGCACTGCTCTCCTATACGCACAGCCAGGAGCTCCTCCTGTTCCAGGCATATCTGCGTGCCTGCCAGCGAAGCACCGGAGCCGTCATCGCGTTCAGGGACGACGTGGTGATGATGAACGACCGTGCCCGCAAGCTGCTCGACGCCGCCGACCAGGCGGTCGTGCTCGCCCACGCGGATCAGGCGTTGTCCGGCGGGAGCAGCACCACGATCAGCGTGTCTCTTCCCACGGGCGGCAAGGCGCGCCTGCACTGTCGTCGTGTGCACGGCGAGCGACGTGGCCGGACCCTCGGCGGCGTGGTGCACGTGGACCTGATCGACGCGGACGCCCTGGGCGGCGACATGATGGGCGGCTCCCTGCCGACGTTCCTCCCTGGCGTGATCGGGTCGACGCCGTTGTGGCTGCGTTGCTGTCGTGACGTGGACGCGGCATGTGGTCGGGGCGAGTGGCTGATACTCGCCGGCGAGCCTGGCACCGGCCGGTACACGTTGGCCCGTTGCGCGCAACAACGGCACCGGCCGACAGGGCGTCTGCACGCGGTGGACGCCACGTCCGACGACGATTGGCTCGCGCGTGTGCGGCGAGACCTCGTCGAGGATCCGGTGGACGCCCTCGTGATCCGGAACGCGGACCAGCTGTCCGACGACAGGCTGGCCACCCTGACCACGATCCTCGAACAGGTCGACACCGGTCGCCACGCGGGAGCGCCATGGATCGCCATGACGCTCTCCCCGGACTCCACGACCGACACCCGCCTGGTCCGCCTGCTCGCCCTCTTCCCCCGTACCGTCCACCTCCCGCCGCTGAGACAGCGCGCCGAGGACCTCCGCGAGCTCGTCCCGCTCCTGCTCAGCAAGCTCGGCCACGGGGACCGGCTGACGTACTCACCTGCCGCCATACACCTGCTGATGCGTGCCAGCTGGCCCGGCAACGTGGCGCAGCTCTACGACATGCTCAAGAACGTCGCGCGCCGCCGGCGCGCAGGCACGATCCGCCCCGCAGACCTGCCGCCCGAGTTCAGGGCACTGAACAGACGCCCACTCAACCGTCTGGAGTCCGCAGAACGCGACGCCGTCGTCCAGAGCCTCGACGACGCCGAAGGCAACAAGATGCGCGCCGCTACCCTGCTCGGCATCTCCAGAGCGACCCTGTACCGCAAGATCCACGAGTACGACATAGTCCTGTCCGGCCACTGACCCACGAACACTCTCGTCACCCGCCGTCCAGTCGTGGTGTTAACACCGTGAGTCGGGGGTTCACACATGCTGCAGCCGATGGGACCCCCCGAATCGCGATGTGCAGCGGTGCTTCACCTCACGAACGTGAGCGGGTCCGGGACGCCCCCCGCGGACCGAGGGTCAGGGCCGCTCGTCGAGGTACTGTTTCGCCAGGCGCTTCGGGGCGCGGCACAGCCAGGCCTCGACGACGAGCTCCTCGAGGTCGGGGACGTCGATGCGGTCGAGGCGGACGAGGATCGCGGCGTAGCCCTCGAAGTGTGGCGTGGTGAAGAAGACCTCGGGATCGTCGGTGAGCAGCGCCTCCTTGGCGCCGAGGTCGGGCACGGAGGCGCCGAGGATCGGTCCGTCGGGTGCGGCGTCGCCGAGGTCCTTGCGGTCCTTCTTGCTGAGCGGGCGCTCCCAGACGAACCCCTTGCCCCTGACCACCCACGCGGTGTTGCCGTACGAGGTCGTCTCCACGGTCTCGGGCAGCGCCAGTGCCAGCGCGCTCACGTCGTCCCAGGTCGCCACGCCACGACTGTAGAGCCCGCCACCGACGGCGACTAGAGTGCGCGGATGATCACCGAGTTCACCGTGGGAGAACCGGGCTCGGGACCGTACGGCGTCGTCGCCGGGCCCGACGGCGCGCTCTGGGTCACGCTGGTCCACGCCGGGCAGGTCGTGCGGCTCGGGGTCGACGGCAGTGTCACGGAGCATCCGCTCGACTCGCCGACCTGTGGGCCCGCGGTCATCGTCGCCGGACCCGACGGTGCCCTGTGGTTCACCCGGCTGCACGACCACCGGATCGGGCGGATCACCCCCGCCGGCGAGGCCACGAGCTATGCCCTGCCGACCGCCGACGCGGGGCCGTACGGGATCACCGCCGGGCCGGACGGCGCCCTGTGGTTCACCGAGATGTCGGCCGACGCCGTCGGCCGCCTCACGCCGGACGGCGAGGTCACCGAGTTCCCGCTGCCCACGAGCGGCGGCCTGCCGTCGATGATCACCACCGGACCCGACGGCGCCCTGTGGTTCACCCTCAACCAGGGCAACGCGATCGGGCGCATCACCGTGGGCGGCGAGTGCACGATGCATCCGCTGCCGACCGAGGGCACCGCGCCGGTGGGCATCGCGAGCGGCACCGACGCACTCTGGTACGTCGGCATCCTCGGCGGAGTCGTCGGGAGGATGGCGCTCGACGGATCGGTGCGTGAGTTCCCGCTGCCCGACCAGGAATCGCGGCCGCACGCGGTCGTCGCCGACCCGTCCGGCGGCGCCTGGTTCACCGAATGGGGCGGCAACAGGATCGGCCACCTCGACGCTGTCGGCGAGCTGCGCGAGTACGACCTGCCCACCCCGGCGTCCGAGCCGCACGGGCTGACGCTCGGCCCCGACGGCGCGGTGTGGGTGGCGCTGGAAGTGGGGAAGGCAGCCCGCCTCGCGATGGGCTAGTCCGCCGGCTCGGTATTGGTGCGTTACACACTAATTTGGCCGGAAGTGGTCGGGTTAATGGCCGGGTATTCCTGGTAGTATCGAACGTATGATCGAATGCCGGCGGTTGACGGTGGGTGACCTGCACGTGGTCGCCGCCGAGGCCCTGGCGCCCGGCCCACAGATGCAACGAGTCCTGGACACGATCGACGTCGCCGCGGTGACCCACGACTCGCGGTTGGCGATGGTCGAGCTGTACCAGCGGTGCGAGGCCGCACTCGCGGCGCGGCAGCAGCAGGTGCTTGGCGCGTTCGACTACGGCGACGACCCGGGTGGTGACCACGACACCCGCGGTGAGCTCGCGCCGCTGCTGCGGTTGTCGGAAGGCACGGTGCATTCCCGGCTCACCGTGGCCGACGCGTCGTCCGGGATGTTCACCGCGACGCTTGCCCTGTTGGCGGGTGGGCAGGTCACATACTGGCACCTGCGGGCCTTGGTCGACGAGACCCAGGCCCTCACCCCCGACCTCGCGTTGACGGTCGAGGAGCGGGTGCTGCCCAAGGCGCCGGAGCAGACGCTGAGTGAGTTCCGTGCGGCATTGCGCCGCGCGGTGGCCGCGGTCGATCCCGACGGTGCCGCCGACCGGGTCGCGTGGCGGGTCAAGGACCGTGCCGCCTGGGTGAAGCCACTGGCCGACGGGGTGTCCTCCTTGACCGCGGTGATGGCCGGCGATGTCGCTGCCGCGGCGTGGACCCGCGTCGACGACCTCGCGCGGAAGACCGTGCCGGACGACGACCGGACGCTGGATCAGCGGCGCGCGGACACCGTCGCCGACCTGCTCCTCGGCACCGTCCCCGGCGACCGGCAACCACCGGCCGCGCGGGTCGAGGTCACGATCTCCGCGGACACCCTGCGGGGCGGGAACGAGCCCGGGGAGCTGCACGGCCACGGCCCGATCCCCGCACCACTCGCCCGAGACATCGCAACCCGCGCCGGGTCGACGTGGCGGCGCCTGGTCATCGACTCGACGACCGGGTGGCTGCGGGCGTGCGGGGAGAAGACCTACCGCCCCGGCGACTGGACCAGCCTCCTGACCGACACCATCGAACCCGTCCCCGCCGCGGTCCCCACTCGGAAGCCGGGCGCGGCGCTGGACCGGTACGTGAGGGCCCGCGACGTCCGGTGCGTATTCCCCGGCTGCCGCAGACGCGCCAAGACCTGCGACCTGGACCACACGATCCGCTGGGAACACGGCGGCGCCACAGCAGCGAAGAACCTCCACCCGCTATGTCGCCGGCACCATCGGTGGAAAGACGACGACGACATCACATGGCGATTACGCTCTAACGATGACGGCACCAGCACCTGGACCAGCCCCACCGGCCGCAGCTATCTGCGACATCCCCACGATCACCGTTGACCGGAACCCTAGGCCGGCTGCTCGATCGCGGCCGGGCGCTGCTGCACGGCGCGGATCCGCGCCACGTCGAGCTTCCCCGAGCGGTCGAAGCGGTAGACGCCGTTCTCCTCCTGGAAGACGTCGGTGAGCTGGGTGTAGCAGTAGCCGAACATGAACGGGTCGTCGAGCAGCACGTCGACGAGCCCGGCGAAGCGCCGGTGGACCTCCTCCTCGCTCGCCGGACGTTCCCCGTAGCCCCAGGAGTCGTCACGCCGGTCGGGGTCGGGGTTCCACCAGATGCCGCCGAACTCGCTGCAGAAGTACGGCTGCCCGCGGTACGGCACCGACCACGGCACGCCGTCCGGGCTCTCGTTGACGTACGGGTTGCGGTCGGCGAGGCCCTTCATCTGCTCGCCGAAGACGACCGGGTCCTGCTCGTAGTCGTGCGAGTCGTAGACGTCGGCGTCGAGCACGCGGTGGGAGTGGCCGGACGTGTCGAGCACCGGCCGCGACGGGTCGGCGGCCTTGGTCGCGAGGTACATCCCGCGCGTCACGTCGTCGAGCACGGTGAGCCGGTCGTGCAGCGTCTGCCGGGTCTCGTTGAGCGGGCACCAGCCGACGATGCTCGGGTGGGAGTGGTCGCGCTCCAGCGCCTCCAGCCACTGCGTGACGTACGACGCCGTCGGCTGCTGGTTGTCGCCGGGCGGTCCCTGGACGTCCGCGCCCCAGTCGCCGAACTCGCCCCACACCAGATAGCCCATCCGGTCGGCGTGGTAGAGGAAGCGCTCCTCGAAGACCTTCTGGTGCAGTCGCGCGCCGTTGAACCCGGCCGCGAGCGCCAGCTCGATGTCGCGCCGGAGCGCGTCGTCGCTCGGCGCGGTCATCAGGCCTTCGGGGTAGTAGCCCTGGTCGAGGACGAGCCGTTGGAACACCCTCCTGCCGTTCAACGTGATGGCGTGCCCGTCGATCGCGACGCCGCGCAGCCCGGCGTAGCTCGCGGCCGAGTCGACGACGGTGCCGCCGGCGTCGAGCAGATCGACGCGCACGTCGTACAGGTGCGGGTCGTCAGGCGACCAGGTGCGGACGCGGTCGGCGGGGAGTGCCAGCCACACCTCGGGGGCGAGGTCGAGGTCGGCGCGCGACTCGGCCGTCACCACCGTGCCCGCGGCGTCGGACAGCGTGACGCGGACGCGCCGGCCGGCGCGGTTCGCGGACACCGGCACGGTGACCCGGAACGCCGACGCCGCGAGGTTCGGCGTGATACGCGGTCGTCCGAGTCGCGTCTCGGGCACCGGCTCGCACCACACCGTCTGCCAGATGCCTGTCGTGCGCCCGTACGTGGCGCGCGCACCGCGGTACGCCGTCGACTGCTTGCCCCGCGCCTGCGGGCCGTACCGCGAGTCGCGTGCACGGACGACGACGGTGTACGGCCGTCCGGGCTCGGCGCGGTCGGTCAGGTCACAGGAGAACGGCGTGAACCCACCGCGGTGACGAACGGCTTCGGCGCCGTCGACCCACACCGTGGTGTCGTGGTCGACGGCCTGGAAGTGCAGCAGCACGCGGCGTCCCGCCCACCCGTCGGGCACCGTCACCGAGCGGCGGTACCAGACGGCGGTGTGGAAGTCCGGGTCGCCGATGCCGGACAGCTCCGACTCGGGGCAGAACGGCACGACGATCTCGCCGGCGAGGTCGCGGTCGAGCAGCCCGCGCTCGAGACCGGAGTCGCCCCGGTCGATCTCGAACGCCCACGTCCCGTTGAGGCATAGCCACTCGTCGCGGACGAACTGCGGGCGCGGGTACTCGGGACGGGGCACGGACGTCGGTTCGGTCACTGTGGTGGTCCCTCGGTCTCGGGTGGGTGGGCGGTCAAGTTGGCACGGGTGGGTGGGCGGTCCAGTCGGCACGGGTGGGTGGGCGGTCCAGTCGGCACGGGTGGGTGGGCGGTCCAGTTGGCACGGGTGGGTGGGCGGTCCAGTGGGCACGGGTGCGTGTCGCGGGCGGGTGGGCGGTGCGTGTCGCGTCAGGACTTCACGGCTCCTGCGATGCCGTCGACGAAGTAGCGCTGCAGCGCCACGAACAGCACCACGACGGGCAGCATGGAGATGGTCGCAGCCGCGGCCATCCCGGACCAGTCGGTGGTGTTCTCGCCGACGAAGGCCAGCATCCCGACGCTCACCGTACGCAGGTCCGGACGCGAGAACGTGAACGCCAGCGGCAGGAAGAAGGCGTTCCACGTGCTGAGGAAGGTGAGCACCGTGACCGTCGCGGTCACCGGCTTGGCGAGCGGCAGCATGATGCGGAAGAACACGGTGCCGAAGCCGGCGCCGTCGACGAGTGCCGCCTCGGACAGCTCGCGGGGGATGCCGCGGAAGTAGCCGGCGTAGAGCAGGATCGCGGCGACGTTCGCCGCACCCGAGATCGCGACGACCATGCCGGCCAGGGAGTTCAGCAGGCCGAGACGTTGCGAGATGTCGACGACGGGGATGATCGTGTAGCCGGTCGGCACGAACAGCGTGGCGACGAGCACGCCGATGACGACCTTGCGGCCGAGGAAGTGGAACCGCGCGATGACGTAGCCGGCCATCGCGCAGCGGACGACGACGATGACCACCGTCAGCACGGTGACGATCACCGTGTTGAGCAGGTACCTGCCGAAGTTCGCCTCGCCCCAGGCGCGCGCGTAGTTGTCCCACGCCGGCGACGACGGCAGCAGGTCGAGCCCCTGCGTGAACACCTCGGCGGACGTCTTGAGCGACGCCGAGATCATCCACAGGAATGGGTAGACCCACAGCAGGCAGCCCACCGCGAGCAGGAGCGCCGCGATCCACCACGGCAACCGACGCAGCAGCCGTCCGGACGTCATCCGCGCCCACCTCCCCGGCGCGTGGCGCGGACGGCGAGCAGCTGCAGCGCGCCGACCAGGCAGACGAACAGGCCGAACAGGACCGCGGCCGCGGAGGCGTAGCCGAGCCGCGGGATCGTCGAGGCGAACGCCCAGCGGTAGATGTAGACCTCGATCACCTCGGTCGAGAAGAACGGCCCGCCGTTGGTCATCGTGAGGACGAGGTCGAACACCTGCAGCGACGCCTCGACCGACAGCAGCGTGATGATGACGAGGAACGGCTTGAGCAGCGGCACCGTGATGTGCCGAAGGATGCGCAGCGCACCGGCGCCGTCGATCCGCGCGGCCTCGTAGACATCGTCGGGGACCGTCTGCAACGCGGCGAGCCAGTAGACGAGCGTGATGCCGAACCACTTCCAGACGTACACCGCGATCGCCGTGCCGAGCGACGTCGACGACTGGCCGAGGAAGTCGATGCCGTCCGGCGCGAGGCCGATCTCCCGCAGCGCGAGGTTGACCGGGCCGCTCGCCGGGTCGAAGACGAACTGCATGACGACGCCGACGATCGCGGTCGTCGTGACCACCGGCAGGAACAGCGCGGTGCGGAACAGCCGGCGCAGCGGCATGCGTGGTGAGTTCAGCACGATCGCGACGAGCAGGGTGAGGATCACCTGCAACGGCACCGCGCCCGCGATGAACGTCACGGTTACGGTGAACGAGTTCCAGAACTGCGGGTCGGCCAGCACCTCCTGGTAGTTCAGGAACCCGATGAACGACCTCTCGGCGTCGAAGCCGTTCCAGT
The genomic region above belongs to Streptosporangiales bacterium and contains:
- a CDS encoding ABC transporter permease subunit; protein product: MTVSAAGATASTALPRGRGNGRTSLWVWLFLAPTVVLYGVFTLYPIVGSYVYSLTDWNGFDAERSFIGFLNYQEVLADPQFWNSFTVTVTFIAGAVPLQVILTLLVAIVLNSPRMPLRRLFRTALFLPVVTTTAIVGVVMQFVFDPASGPVNLALREIGLAPDGIDFLGQSSTSLGTAIAVYVWKWFGITLVYWLAALQTVPDDVYEAARIDGAGALRILRHITVPLLKPFLVIITLLSVEASLQVFDLVLTMTNGGPFFSTEVIEVYIYRWAFASTIPRLGYASAAAVLFGLFVCLVGALQLLAVRATRRGGGRG
- a CDS encoding methane monooxygenase, translated to MSRQSVARAHQKIQELSWEPAYHEPVSHYGTDYTFRKAKKKDPLKQVLRSYFPMQEEKDHRVYGAEDGAIRGNMFRQVQERWLEWQKLFLSIIPLPEISAARAMPLLFRTVPNPELHNGQAIQMIDEVRHSTIQQNLKRLYMNNYIDPAGFNSSLRNFQNDYCGTIGRQFAEGFITGDAITAASIYLTIVAETAFTNTLFVAMPAEAAANGDYLLPTVFHSVQSDESRHISNGYATLLMALSDESNHQLLERDLRYAWWNNHRVVDAAIGTFIEYGTKDRRKDRESYAEMWRRWIYDDYYRSYLVPLEKYGLVIPHDLIEESWNQIWHKGYVHEVAQFFATGWLANYWRIDPMTDEDFEWFESKYPGWYDRYGKWWENYNRLSYPNGHNPIALENVDYVYPHRCWTCMVPCLVREDMVVDKVNGQWRTYCHEACRWTDAEAFRPVYQGRQTPNMGQLIGSREWETLYHGWNWADVVSDMGFVRDDGKTLVAQPHLDLDPKKMWTLDHLRRCPPLQSPNVLLNQMTDAERAAFVTDYNRQGPAGRPARPKS
- a CDS encoding MmcQ/YjbR family DNA-binding protein, producing the protein MATWDDVSALALALPETVETTSYGNTAWVVRGKGFVWERPLSKKDRKDLGDAAPDGPILGASVPDLGAKEALLTDDPEVFFTTPHFEGYAAILVRLDRIDVPDLEELVVEAWLCRAPKRLAKQYLDERP
- a CDS encoding virginiamycin B lyase, with product MITEFTVGEPGSGPYGVVAGPDGALWVTLVHAGQVVRLGVDGSVTEHPLDSPTCGPAVIVAGPDGALWFTRLHDHRIGRITPAGEATSYALPTADAGPYGITAGPDGALWFTEMSADAVGRLTPDGEVTEFPLPTSGGLPSMITTGPDGALWFTLNQGNAIGRITVGGECTMHPLPTEGTAPVGIASGTDALWYVGILGGVVGRMALDGSVREFPLPDQESRPHAVVADPSGGAWFTEWGGNRIGHLDAVGELREYDLPTPASEPHGLTLGPDGAVWVALEVGKAARLAMG
- a CDS encoding ABC transporter permease subunit, with translation MTSGRLLRRLPWWIAALLLAVGCLLWVYPFLWMISASLKTSAEVFTQGLDLLPSSPAWDNYARAWGEANFGRYLLNTVIVTVLTVVIVVVRCAMAGYVIARFHFLGRKVVIGVLVATLFVPTGYTIIPVVDISQRLGLLNSLAGMVVAISGAANVAAILLYAGYFRGIPRELSEAALVDGAGFGTVFFRIMLPLAKPVTATVTVLTFLSTWNAFFLPLAFTFSRPDLRTVSVGMLAFVGENTTDWSGMAAAATISMLPVVVLFVALQRYFVDGIAGAVKS
- a CDS encoding beta-galactosidase gives rise to the protein MTEPTSVPRPEYPRPQFVRDEWLCLNGTWAFEIDRGDSGLERGLLDRDLAGEIVVPFCPESELSGIGDPDFHTAVWYRRSVTVPDGWAGRRVLLHFQAVDHDTTVWVDGAEAVRHRGGFTPFSCDLTDRAEPGRPYTVVVRARDSRYGPQARGKQSTAYRGARATYGRTTGIWQTVWCEPVPETRLGRPRITPNLAASAFRVTVPVSANRAGRRVRVTLSDAAGTVVTAESRADLDLAPEVWLALPADRVRTWSPDDPHLYDVRVDLLDAGGTVVDSAASYAGLRGVAIDGHAITLNGRRVFQRLVLDQGYYPEGLMTAPSDDALRRDIELALAAGFNGARLHQKVFEERFLYHADRMGYLVWGEFGDWGADVQGPPGDNQQPTASYVTQWLEALERDHSHPSIVGWCPLNETRQTLHDRLTVLDDVTRGMYLATKAADPSRPVLDTSGHSHRVLDADVYDSHDYEQDPVVFGEQMKGLADRNPYVNESPDGVPWSVPYRGQPYFCSEFGGIWWNPDPDRRDDSWGYGERPASEEEVHRRFAGLVDVLLDDPFMFGYCYTQLTDVFQEENGVYRFDRSGKLDVARIRAVQQRPAAIEQPA
- a CDS encoding GAF domain-containing protein, whose protein sequence is MDDTSLVRPDEDIGLARTRVRFLTSESIEPDTVRDTILASWLRSREFHVPADRIELPYVPDHDPETPLMRAGEPVLARLSEQLDGQAISLILTDPTGLVLSRQTGDPDLNRHLETVELAPGFSYGERFVGTNGIGTALEEGRPSHVFGHEHYAENLENLACAGAPIRHPITGKTVGAVDLTCWRRDAGQLLVLLAKSTAEQIRQALLSYTHSQELLLFQAYLRACQRSTGAVIAFRDDVVMMNDRARKLLDAADQAVVLAHADQALSGGSSTTISVSLPTGGKARLHCRRVHGERRGRTLGGVVHVDLIDADALGGDMMGGSLPTFLPGVIGSTPLWLRCCRDVDAACGRGEWLILAGEPGTGRYTLARCAQQRHRPTGRLHAVDATSDDDWLARVRRDLVEDPVDALVIRNADQLSDDRLATLTTILEQVDTGRHAGAPWIAMTLSPDSTTDTRLVRLLALFPRTVHLPPLRQRAEDLRELVPLLLSKLGHGDRLTYSPAAIHLLMRASWPGNVAQLYDMLKNVARRRRAGTIRPADLPPEFRALNRRPLNRLESAERDAVVQSLDDAEGNKMRAATLLGISRATLYRKIHEYDIVLSGH